In the Geobacter sp. FeAm09 genome, one interval contains:
- a CDS encoding sigma-54 dependent transcriptional regulator: MSKTILVVDDEKDIRISLTGILEDEGYQVLTAENGVEALECAQQELPDLVLLDIWMPGMDGLETLERLKTHFPQITVIMISGHGTIETAVRATKLGAFDFIEKPLSLDKVLISVVNALHMKDLRVENEELKRVVANEHEMIGSAPVMSRLREQIMRVAPTTASVLVTGENGTGKELAARSLHYYSPRRDRPFIAINCAAIPEELIESELFGHEKGAFTGAVAQKKGKFDLADGGTLFLDEIGDMSLRTQAKVLRILQERCFERVGGTRLVTVDVRIIAATNKALEEEIGQGRFREDLYYRLNVVPFRVPALRERREDIPVLVQHFVAQFYRREGREPKTFQPETLDLLARYDWPGNVRELKNIVERILIMTPGRTITAADVPELHGAAPLSDLAEHRPEAGQPMGTLREAREGFEREFIIQKLEENDWNISRTAEVIELERSNLHRKIKSYGIDVRK, translated from the coding sequence ATGTCGAAAACAATTCTGGTCGTTGATGATGAAAAGGATATCAGAATATCCCTGACCGGTATCCTGGAGGACGAGGGGTATCAGGTGCTTACGGCGGAGAACGGTGTGGAGGCCCTGGAGTGCGCCCAGCAGGAGTTGCCCGACCTGGTGCTCCTGGACATATGGATGCCGGGCATGGATGGCTTGGAGACGCTGGAGCGCCTCAAGACCCACTTCCCCCAGATCACGGTGATCATGATCTCGGGGCACGGCACCATCGAAACGGCGGTCCGCGCCACCAAGCTCGGCGCGTTCGACTTCATCGAGAAACCGCTCTCCCTGGACAAGGTGCTCATCAGCGTGGTGAACGCCCTGCACATGAAGGACCTGCGGGTGGAGAACGAGGAACTCAAGCGGGTGGTGGCCAACGAACATGAGATGATCGGCAGCGCCCCGGTGATGTCCCGGCTGCGGGAGCAGATCATGCGCGTCGCCCCCACCACCGCCTCGGTGCTGGTCACCGGGGAGAACGGCACCGGCAAGGAGTTGGCGGCCCGTTCGCTCCATTATTACAGCCCGCGGCGGGACCGGCCCTTCATCGCCATCAATTGCGCCGCCATACCGGAAGAGCTGATCGAAAGCGAGCTGTTCGGCCACGAAAAGGGGGCCTTTACCGGCGCCGTCGCCCAGAAGAAGGGCAAATTCGACCTGGCGGACGGCGGCACCCTGTTTCTGGACGAGATCGGCGACATGTCGCTTCGGACCCAGGCCAAGGTCCTGCGCATCCTCCAGGAACGGTGCTTCGAGCGGGTGGGGGGCACCCGGCTGGTGACGGTGGATGTGCGGATCATTGCCGCCACCAACAAGGCGCTGGAGGAGGAGATCGGCCAGGGACGGTTCCGGGAGGACCTGTACTACCGCCTCAACGTGGTGCCGTTCCGGGTGCCCGCCCTCAGGGAGCGGCGCGAGGACATCCCGGTGCTCGTGCAGCATTTCGTCGCCCAGTTCTACCGGCGGGAGGGGCGTGAGCCCAAGACCTTCCAGCCCGAGACCCTGGATCTGCTCGCCCGCTACGACTGGCCCGGCAACGTGCGGGAGTTGAAAAACATCGTGGAGCGCATCCTGATCATGACCCCGGGCCGGACCATCACCGCGGCCGATGTCCCGGAACTGCACGGCGCCGCCCCCCTGTCCGACCTCGCCGAGCACCGGCCCGAGGCGGGGCAGCCCATGGGGACCCTGCGGGAGGCCCGGGAAGGGTTCGAGCGGGAGTTCATCATCCAGAAGCTGGAGGAAAACGACTGGAACATCTCCCGCACCGCCGAGGTCATCGAACTGGAGCGGAGCAACCTGCACCGTAAGATCAAGAGCTATGGGATCGACGTCAGGAAGTAG
- a CDS encoding MFS transporter → MFSGIGANVLILGLVSFLTDVSSEMIYPLLPLFVTGVLGAGPAFLGMIEGVAESTAALLKLASGIACDRIRGRKGLVLFGYALSSLSRPLIALAASPLAVLAVRFSDRVGKGIRTSPRDALIADSTAAGLRGKAFGFHRSLDHAGAIVGPLLATALMAWFVADLRTVFWLAALPGVLAVALIAFKVRDVAHPVSSGDLRAAALAPARHIRGYLLILLLFTLGNSSDAFLLLRAGQLGVAPARIPLLWTFFHVVKMCSAMPFGTLSDRIGRRGVIIAGWAVYTIAYAGFALAAAEWHIWLLFAWYGLFYGMTEGVEKAYLADLAAPAERGNAFGWYNCAVGVGALPASLLFGAIWQRFSPQAAFSFGAGLACLAALCLFAWSRSRPSAPKTTTPGP, encoded by the coding sequence ATGTTCAGCGGCATCGGCGCCAACGTCCTCATACTCGGCCTGGTCAGCTTCCTGACCGATGTCTCCAGCGAGATGATCTATCCCCTGCTCCCCCTGTTCGTCACCGGGGTGCTGGGTGCCGGCCCGGCTTTCCTGGGCATGATCGAGGGGGTCGCCGAATCCACGGCAGCGCTTTTGAAACTGGCGTCGGGCATCGCCTGCGACCGTATCCGGGGGCGCAAGGGGCTTGTCCTCTTCGGCTACGCCCTGTCGTCCCTGTCGCGGCCCCTCATCGCCCTGGCCGCCTCCCCCCTCGCCGTCCTTGCCGTCCGCTTTTCCGACCGAGTCGGCAAAGGCATCCGCACCTCCCCGCGGGATGCCCTGATCGCCGACTCCACCGCTGCCGGTCTGCGCGGCAAGGCCTTCGGCTTTCACCGTTCCCTCGACCATGCCGGCGCCATTGTCGGCCCCTTGCTGGCGACCGCCCTTATGGCGTGGTTCGTCGCCGACCTGCGCACGGTCTTCTGGCTGGCCGCCCTCCCCGGCGTCCTGGCCGTGGCCCTGATCGCCTTCAAGGTGCGGGACGTGGCGCACCCGGTCTCCAGCGGAGACCTGCGCGCCGCAGCGCTGGCGCCGGCCCGGCACATCAGGGGCTATCTGCTGATCCTGCTGCTCTTTACCCTGGGCAATTCCTCCGACGCCTTCCTGCTCCTGCGGGCGGGGCAGTTGGGCGTGGCGCCGGCCCGCATACCGCTTCTCTGGACCTTCTTCCACGTCGTCAAGATGTGCTCCGCCATGCCCTTCGGCACCCTGTCCGACCGGATCGGCCGCCGGGGGGTGATCATCGCCGGCTGGGCGGTCTATACCATAGCCTATGCCGGTTTTGCCCTGGCCGCGGCCGAGTGGCACATCTGGCTCCTGTTCGCCTGGTACGGGCTGTTCTACGGCATGACCGAGGGGGTGGAAAAGGCCTACCTGGCGGATCTGGCGGCACCGGCCGAACGGGGGAACGCCTTTGGATGGTACAACTGTGCGGTGGGGGTCGGCGCCCTGCCCGCCAGCCTCCTGTTCGGCGCGATCTGGCAAAGGTTTTCGCCCCAGGCGGCGTTCAGTTTCGGGGCCGGGCTGGCATGCCTGGCAGCCCTCTGCCTGTTCGCCTGGTCCCGCTCCCGCCCGTCCGCCCCGAAAACGACGACGCCAGGACCGTGA
- a CDS encoding DUF4149 domain-containing protein: MQIAALLYRLSIAFWTGGTALFTFILTPMLFKALSRDQAGQIVGILFPGYFRWGLACGAVALICRLIMRGTALVPACLLVVMLALTSFQAFSIEPRAAALKRQIPSFDTTPKEHPLRKEFAKLHGISAGCNLAVVAGGIALVIMP; encoded by the coding sequence ATGCAGATCGCCGCCCTGCTCTACCGCCTGTCCATCGCCTTCTGGACCGGGGGGACCGCCCTGTTCACCTTCATCCTGACGCCCATGCTCTTCAAGGCCCTCTCCCGGGACCAGGCCGGCCAGATCGTGGGCATCCTCTTTCCGGGATATTTCCGCTGGGGCCTGGCCTGCGGCGCCGTCGCCCTCATCTGCCGGCTCATCATGCGCGGCACCGCGCTCGTGCCGGCCTGCCTGCTGGTCGTCATGCTGGCCCTTACCTCGTTCCAGGCCTTCTCCATCGAGCCGCGGGCGGCCGCCCTCAAGCGGCAGATACCGTCCTTCGACACGACCCCCAAGGAGCATCCGCTCCGGAAGGAGTTCGCCAAACTGCACGGCATCTCGGCCGGGTGCAACCTGGCGGTCGTGGCCGGCGGCATCGCCCTGGTGATCATGCCGTAA
- a CDS encoding S41 family peptidase, whose product MKLRSKLLLSLLAAGIAVCLALIFASRWTAPGRHADAAYVSLLNEAYGAVVKNYVEKPDAKKLVQSMVDGMLASLDPHSAYLPPEPYHEMEVQMSGSFGGIGLELGMKDGRLTVIAPIEDTPAFRAGIQGNDHIYKIDGVPTERMNISAAVKRMRGEPGSPVVLTILRGDSSQPRTFRLVRAVIRVKSLKSRLLEPGYGLIRITQFQERTGDEFTQALQALRAASGGTLKGLVIDLRYNPGGLLESSVEVANNFIGDDAAHTLIVSIRGRTPDATQNFHATLGAKEPRYPIVVLINGGSASASEIVAGALQDHRRAVIMGKQSFGKGSVQSIFPLRDNGALKLTTARYYTPSGRSIQAKGITPDIEVGTAGPVADKNAGKGTELREKDLENRLEPGGEERDAEGEAAIPRGAKKGAAAETAKDYQLSRALELLRSLDLLRQKGVTALP is encoded by the coding sequence ATGAAACTACGCTCAAAACTGCTGCTGTCCCTTCTCGCCGCCGGCATCGCCGTGTGCCTGGCCCTGATCTTCGCCAGTCGCTGGACTGCGCCCGGCAGGCATGCCGACGCCGCCTACGTCTCGCTCCTGAACGAGGCCTATGGGGCGGTGGTCAAAAACTACGTGGAAAAGCCCGATGCCAAGAAGCTCGTCCAGAGCATGGTGGACGGCATGCTGGCCTCCCTCGACCCCCACAGCGCCTATCTCCCCCCGGAACCGTACCATGAGATGGAAGTCCAGATGTCGGGGAGTTTCGGCGGCATCGGCCTGGAATTGGGCATGAAGGACGGCCGGCTGACGGTCATCGCCCCCATCGAGGACACGCCCGCTTTCCGGGCCGGCATCCAGGGGAACGACCACATCTACAAGATCGACGGAGTCCCCACGGAGCGGATGAACATCTCGGCGGCCGTCAAGCGCATGCGCGGCGAACCGGGGAGCCCGGTCGTGCTGACCATCCTGCGGGGGGATTCCTCCCAACCCCGGACCTTCAGGCTGGTCCGCGCCGTCATCCGGGTCAAGAGCCTCAAGTCCCGGCTGCTGGAGCCGGGGTACGGCCTGATACGGATCACCCAGTTCCAGGAGCGTACCGGCGATGAATTCACCCAGGCGCTGCAGGCGCTCCGCGCCGCCTCGGGCGGCACGCTCAAGGGGCTGGTCATCGACCTGCGCTACAATCCGGGAGGCCTTTTGGAGTCTTCGGTGGAGGTGGCCAACAACTTCATCGGCGACGACGCCGCGCATACGCTCATCGTCTCCATACGGGGGCGCACGCCCGATGCCACCCAGAACTTCCACGCCACCCTGGGGGCCAAGGAGCCCCGCTACCCGATCGTCGTGCTGATCAACGGCGGCAGCGCCAGCGCTTCCGAGATCGTGGCCGGCGCGCTCCAGGACCACCGACGGGCCGTCATCATGGGGAAACAGAGCTTCGGCAAGGGGTCGGTGCAGAGCATCTTTCCACTGCGCGACAACGGGGCGCTCAAGCTGACCACGGCGCGCTACTACACCCCCAGCGGCCGCTCCATCCAGGCAAAGGGGATCACGCCGGACATCGAGGTCGGCACTGCCGGGCCGGTGGCCGACAAAAACGCCGGCAAGGGAACGGAGCTGAGGGAAAAGGATCTGGAGAACAGGCTGGAGCCGGGCGGCGAGGAAAGAGACGCGGAAGGGGAGGCGGCCATCCCCCGCGGAGCGAAGAAGGGGGCTGCCGCCGAGACGGCCAAGGACTACCAGTTGAGCCGTGCGCTGGAACTGCTGCGCTCCCTGGACCTGCTCCGGCAGAAGGGCGTTACCGCGCTGCCGTAG
- a CDS encoding flavodoxin family protein, which translates to MKLVCLLGSPRRNGNSATIAAHIVQRAQELGAETETVYLNGLAYRGCQGCYACKTTLERCVLNDDLAAVLESVREADALVLATPVYYGDVAGQLKNFIDRTFSYLVPDYYANPQPARLVPGKRLAFVFSQGSPDEARFADVFPRYSEFFRWYGFEEGLMVRGCGLSERSTVTKRTHLFEQADEVARKLVLGQGA; encoded by the coding sequence ATGAAACTTGTCTGTCTGTTGGGTAGCCCCCGCCGCAACGGGAACAGCGCCACCATTGCCGCGCATATCGTGCAGCGGGCGCAGGAATTGGGGGCGGAGACGGAGACCGTGTACCTGAACGGCCTTGCGTACCGTGGGTGCCAGGGATGCTACGCCTGCAAGACCACCCTTGAGCGATGCGTGCTGAACGACGACCTGGCGGCGGTGCTGGAGAGCGTGCGGGAGGCGGACGCCCTGGTCCTGGCCACGCCGGTCTATTACGGGGATGTGGCCGGCCAGTTGAAGAACTTCATCGACCGGACCTTTTCCTATCTGGTGCCCGATTATTACGCCAATCCCCAGCCTGCGCGCCTGGTGCCGGGCAAGCGGCTGGCCTTCGTCTTCTCCCAGGGGAGCCCTGACGAGGCCCGGTTTGCCGATGTGTTTCCGCGCTACAGCGAATTCTTCCGGTGGTACGGCTTTGAGGAGGGGCTCATGGTGCGGGGGTGCGGCCTTTCGGAGCGGAGCACCGTCACCAAGAGGACGCACCTGTTCGAACAGGCCGACGAGGTGGCCCGAAAACTGGTGCTGGGGCAGGGGGCTTAG
- the trpC gene encoding indole-3-glycerol phosphate synthase TrpC, whose translation MNNDTADVLKKINEHKRGEVAAARAATPQAELRARIADLEDTPRGFERALRSAVASGWTAIIAEVKKGSPSKGVIREAFDPLEIAEVYQENGATCLSVLTDEQFFMGHLRLLALIRETVSLPLLRKDFIVDPYQIYEARAAGADAILLIAASLDPGQLREFHAIARELHLDVLLEVHDEAEMEAALGTECTLIGVNNRNLRTFAIDLDTTARLARMLPPDRLLVAESGINSRADIERLAADGARAFLVGESLMREADMGAKLRELGGL comes from the coding sequence ATGAACAACGATACGGCCGATGTACTGAAAAAGATCAACGAACACAAGCGGGGAGAGGTGGCCGCTGCCCGGGCGGCCACGCCCCAGGCTGAACTCCGGGCCCGCATCGCCGACCTGGAGGATACGCCGCGCGGCTTCGAGCGTGCCCTGCGGAGCGCAGTCGCCTCGGGCTGGACCGCCATCATCGCCGAGGTGAAGAAGGGCTCCCCGAGCAAGGGGGTCATCCGGGAGGCGTTCGACCCCCTGGAGATCGCCGAGGTCTACCAGGAAAACGGCGCCACCTGCCTGTCGGTGCTCACCGACGAGCAGTTCTTCATGGGGCACCTGCGGCTCTTGGCCCTGATCCGCGAAACGGTCAGCCTGCCGCTGTTGCGCAAGGACTTCATCGTCGATCCGTACCAGATTTACGAGGCCCGCGCCGCCGGGGCCGACGCCATCCTCCTGATCGCCGCCTCCCTCGACCCGGGACAGCTGCGGGAATTCCACGCCATCGCCCGGGAGCTGCACCTGGACGTGCTGCTGGAGGTCCACGACGAGGCGGAGATGGAAGCGGCCCTTGGGACCGAGTGCACCCTCATCGGCGTCAACAACCGCAACCTGCGCACCTTTGCCATCGACCTGGACACAACGGCCCGCCTGGCCCGCATGCTCCCCCCCGACCGGCTGCTGGTGGCCGAAAGCGGCATCAACTCCCGCGCGGACATCGAGCGCCTGGCCGCCGACGGCGCCCGCGCCTTTCTCGTGGGCGAGTCGCTGATGCGCGAAGCGGATATGGGCGCCAAGCTGCGGGAGTTGGGGGGGCTCTAA
- the trpD gene encoding anthranilate phosphoribosyltransferase gives MIRKAIAKIVERQDLSEGEMIEVMNQIMSGECTQAQVGSFITALRMKGETVEEIAGAARVMRERATPIRVGRNVLGIDRDDINIDRETILDVVGTGGDGTNTFNISTTVSFVVSACGVKVAKHGNRSVSSACGSADVLEKLGINLDVTPETVEKCIAGIGIGFLFAPALHGAMKYAIGPRREIGIRTIFNILGPLTNPAGADCQVMGVYRADLVEKLAGVLQRLGCKHGFVVCGSDGMDEMTLTGETLVGEVTPAGVRLMTVTPEQVGLARCPMDILKGGDATANAAIVRSVLTGEKGPRRDIVLLNAAYALMAAGKVATPAEGIALAAEAIDSGRAMTQLEKLVELTNRSE, from the coding sequence ATGATCAGAAAAGCCATAGCAAAAATCGTTGAGCGGCAGGACCTCTCGGAAGGCGAGATGATCGAGGTGATGAACCAGATCATGTCGGGCGAATGCACCCAGGCCCAGGTCGGCTCGTTTATCACCGCCCTGCGCATGAAGGGGGAGACGGTGGAGGAGATCGCCGGCGCTGCCCGGGTCATGCGCGAACGGGCCACACCGATCCGGGTCGGCCGGAATGTGCTGGGGATCGACCGGGACGACATCAACATCGACCGGGAAACCATCCTGGACGTGGTGGGCACCGGCGGTGACGGCACCAATACCTTCAACATATCCACCACCGTGTCGTTCGTGGTCTCGGCCTGCGGCGTCAAGGTGGCCAAGCACGGCAACCGCTCGGTCTCCTCGGCCTGCGGCAGCGCCGACGTGCTGGAGAAGCTGGGCATCAACCTGGATGTCACTCCGGAAACCGTGGAAAAATGCATCGCCGGGATCGGCATCGGCTTTTTGTTCGCCCCGGCCCTGCACGGTGCCATGAAATACGCCATCGGCCCGCGCCGCGAGATCGGCATCCGCACGATCTTCAACATCCTGGGCCCCCTCACCAACCCGGCCGGGGCCGACTGCCAGGTCATGGGTGTCTACCGGGCCGACCTGGTGGAGAAGCTGGCCGGGGTCCTGCAGCGGTTGGGCTGCAAGCACGGCTTTGTGGTGTGCGGCAGCGACGGCATGGACGAGATGACCCTGACCGGCGAGACCCTGGTGGGCGAGGTCACGCCGGCGGGGGTGCGGCTGATGACGGTTACGCCGGAGCAGGTGGGGCTTGCCCGCTGCCCCATGGATATCCTGAAGGGAGGCGACGCCACGGCCAACGCCGCCATCGTGCGTTCGGTGCTGACCGGGGAAAAGGGGCCACGGCGGGACATCGTCCTGTTGAACGCCGCCTACGCCCTGATGGCGGCAGGCAAGGTCGCCACACCGGCCGAAGGGATTGCCCTGGCCGCCGAGGCCATCGATTCGGGCCGCGCCATGACACAGCTCGAAAAACTGGTAGAACTGACGAACCGGTCGGAATGA
- a CDS encoding response regulator → MGIKILLADDSITIQKVIGIIFGGDDYSLTVVDNGKDALDKAREVLPDALLIDAVMPGMTGYEVCEAVRATPALAAKPILLLTGSFEPFDENKAHSCGADDFLAKPFESQQIVTKVKALFEQGASRASAAALAQPAQKAPVFEPPPPAAAPDPFAAAAPAVESAKPEDIWGAFTPAAEPAAAVAAAPFPFEPSPAPAFEAAAPVFEPPAFEPAAAAAFETVEEQGHVFAMPHEEPTFAPVQPAAAPAGTGSQWIPVEEQTFEFHSDTDAFAAPPAQEAAFGEFSFEEAAPQAAPFEPAPGVPPVRAPFEASVPAAVVEASAPPPLPQAGAISEEQLRAAIAGASKEVIERIVWEIVPDLAEAMIKEAILKIQERR, encoded by the coding sequence ATGGGCATCAAAATTCTCCTTGCCGATGACAGCATCACTATCCAAAAAGTGATTGGCATCATTTTCGGCGGCGATGACTACTCCCTCACGGTAGTTGACAACGGCAAGGACGCTCTCGACAAGGCTCGGGAGGTTCTCCCCGACGCTCTGCTCATCGACGCGGTCATGCCGGGCATGACCGGCTACGAGGTCTGCGAAGCCGTTCGCGCCACTCCTGCCCTGGCCGCAAAACCGATCCTGCTCCTGACCGGCTCCTTTGAGCCGTTTGACGAAAACAAGGCCCACAGCTGCGGGGCCGATGATTTCCTTGCCAAGCCCTTTGAATCCCAACAGATCGTCACCAAGGTAAAAGCGCTCTTCGAACAGGGGGCGTCCCGCGCCTCAGCCGCCGCGCTGGCCCAACCGGCCCAGAAAGCACCTGTGTTCGAGCCCCCTCCCCCGGCGGCGGCTCCCGACCCGTTTGCCGCCGCGGCTCCCGCCGTGGAGAGCGCCAAACCCGAGGATATATGGGGGGCATTCACCCCCGCTGCAGAGCCCGCAGCGGCTGTCGCTGCCGCGCCCTTCCCGTTCGAACCGTCTCCGGCACCCGCTTTCGAGGCGGCGGCACCGGTGTTTGAGCCGCCCGCCTTCGAGCCGGCCGCAGCGGCGGCATTTGAAACGGTCGAAGAACAGGGCCACGTCTTTGCCATGCCCCACGAAGAGCCGACCTTTGCGCCCGTCCAGCCGGCGGCCGCGCCCGCAGGCACCGGTTCCCAGTGGATTCCGGTGGAAGAGCAGACCTTCGAGTTCCACTCCGACACCGACGCCTTTGCCGCTCCCCCGGCGCAGGAGGCGGCCTTCGGCGAGTTTTCCTTCGAGGAAGCCGCCCCGCAGGCTGCGCCTTTCGAGCCGGCTCCCGGCGTGCCGCCGGTCCGCGCGCCTTTCGAAGCATCTGTCCCTGCCGCTGTTGTCGAAGCGAGCGCGCCGCCCCCCCTCCCCCAGGCCGGCGCCATCAGTGAAGAACAGCTCAGGGCAGCCATCGCCGGCGCTTCGAAAGAGGTGATCGAGCGGATCGTGTGGGAGATCGTGCCGGATCTGGCCGAGGCCATGATCAAGGAAGCCATCCTCAAGATTCAGGAGCGGCGCTAG
- the argJ gene encoding bifunctional glutamate N-acetyltransferase/amino-acid acetyltransferase ArgJ yields the protein MDIKGFQFAAVEAAIKKQGRKDLALIFSEVPARAAAVFTTNAVKAAPVLLSAERIAGGQAQALVVNSGNANACTGEQGMRAARETSRLVAEGLGIPDEAVQVSSTGVIGVQLPMERMRAAIPPLVTGLTSGTLDDVAAAIMTTDTFPKMEARSGQAGGIGYTVAGIAKGAGMIMPNMATMLSFIITDAAVDAHTLDRCFRRAVTTSFNAITVDGDTSTNDTCLVLANGMAGNPAIAGDTPEALAFEALLQDVLLSLAKQIVKDGEGATKFVEIRVTGATSDADAKRAAMAIANSSLVKTAFFGQDANWGRIFAAVGYSGAVVDQSLLSLSFDAVCMAKNGVFAGGDAEALGTEVLRKKEFTVSVDLGLGTGTATVYTSDLTHEYVSINADYRS from the coding sequence ATGGATATCAAAGGCTTTCAATTCGCCGCCGTGGAAGCGGCCATCAAGAAACAGGGGAGAAAGGACCTGGCCCTGATCTTTTCCGAGGTGCCGGCCCGGGCAGCGGCGGTGTTCACCACCAATGCCGTCAAAGCGGCTCCGGTCCTGCTCTCGGCGGAGCGGATCGCAGGGGGCCAGGCCCAGGCCCTGGTGGTCAACAGCGGCAACGCCAACGCCTGCACCGGCGAACAGGGGATGCGGGCCGCGCGGGAGACCTCGCGCCTGGTTGCCGAAGGGCTGGGGATTCCAGACGAGGCGGTGCAGGTATCCTCCACCGGGGTCATCGGCGTACAGCTCCCCATGGAGAGGATGCGGGCGGCGATTCCGCCCCTGGTGACGGGGTTGACCTCCGGCACCCTGGACGACGTGGCCGCCGCCATCATGACCACCGACACCTTCCCCAAGATGGAGGCCAGGAGCGGCCAGGCGGGGGGGATCGGCTACACGGTGGCGGGCATTGCCAAAGGCGCCGGCATGATCATGCCCAACATGGCGACCATGCTCTCCTTCATCATCACCGACGCCGCCGTGGACGCCCATACCCTGGACAGGTGCTTCCGCCGGGCGGTGACAACGTCCTTCAACGCCATCACCGTGGACGGCGACACCTCCACGAACGACACCTGCCTGGTGCTGGCCAACGGCATGGCGGGCAATCCGGCCATAGCCGGGGATACGCCCGAGGCCCTGGCGTTCGAGGCCCTGCTGCAGGACGTGCTCCTCTCCCTGGCCAAACAGATCGTGAAGGATGGGGAAGGCGCCACCAAATTCGTGGAAATCCGGGTCACCGGCGCCACAAGCGATGCCGACGCCAAGCGGGCGGCCATGGCCATCGCCAACTCCAGCCTGGTGAAGACCGCCTTCTTCGGCCAGGACGCCAATTGGGGCCGTATCTTTGCCGCCGTGGGCTACTCGGGGGCCGTGGTGGACCAATCCCTCCTTTCCCTCAGCTTCGACGCGGTCTGCATGGCAAAGAACGGCGTCTTTGCCGGCGGCGACGCGGAAGCGCTCGGCACCGAGGTGCTCAGGAAAAAGGAGTTCACCGTCAGCGTGGATCTCGGCCTCGGCACCGGGACCGCCACGGTCTATACCTCGGACCTGACCCACGAGTATGTGAGCATCAACGCCGACTACCGTTCCTGA